tTATCATATTTAACTGTTGGaagcaaaacaaaattacCCTCTTGAGTCTACCCAAACAGCATCATTCCCACACGTGACTGACGCCTCCGCAATTTTCCCAGGTCCTGTGCCAGTGAAAGTTAACTCGCCTCCAGTGAGATCCAACTGAAATATGCAAACACAAATTAGCTTTTGAAGAGAATCTGGATAAACTCACGATAAGCGCCGCATCAGTACATTTATATGCAGGGTCTGCCATGCATTTAGTTATATCACATTCGAATCCAGGGTTTATCGTGCATTTGACTGAAAGTTTGGAACAACCGGCGCTATTCATACCAGTTGTGGCGGTGCACTTGGCTGCTGCATTCATGGGATCCTTGAATGGAGTGAATTTCTGGCATTGAAGTGGCTGAAATGTTATAATTACGATCAATAAGGTGGTGAGCTCGCGGCCCCTTCCTCAAGTATATTAAACCACGGGGACCACTTCTTTCAGCTTGAGGTGACAATGAGCTTCCAACGTTAAGCAACATTTGTGGTGACCccaataaataatattttggctTTCAAAAGAAAGTTTGAGTAAGGGGAACAATACTTATTTGAttcttaattcaaaaattctgatcGGATTGCTGCTGTGATTTGGGCTGGTCGACCCGTAGCAACGACATCCCTACTACCATCGACAGGCCCTAGTCAAACCCTGAGACGCTTGTCCGAatcataattaaattttattctatGAGTATTGAATCAGaacttggaaaatatttaCCACTATTGATTTTGTGGTTGTCACTGCTGGAGTCTTTGTGGTTGTTTTCAAAGGATTCACTCGTTGTGATGTTTTTGTTTCGCTGCACGTAGTACATTGCCTAAAACATTTCCTAATTAATTGTAAATGTAATATCTCAAGAGGGTGCCGAATCCACGGGCTGTAGAAGAGTACAAGAGTAGGCCGAAACTAACGAAACTTCTAAACCTAATACActacagaaatttcaaatgagttttgaaaaaagtaaaaaataaatgtttttcgtattttttcaagaacacTTTCTGTGTTTTTCTTTGAGATATATCAGTTTGCATATATAAAAGTACtgttttcaactaaaaaacaaaaacaaaattttacttcaagcttgaagaaaatgttttccgTCCGAATCTATTCAACTTTGTTAAACTAGTTTATTTAAGGCACaatgaaactcaaaaattgtttttaaaacatgctagactatttggaaaatttaaaagagttcagaaaattcagtacttaattaaaacattttttattgcacCAAAAAAGCTTTTCCACTGTGTTCTTCTAGATaattaaatacaaaataaacCTAATCGTGTTTTAGATATCACAGCTAGAGGTGCCCatttaaagttcaaatttattgaatcCAAATTTGACTCACGTTGTCTGAAATCCTGAAGCAATCGTCATCGTGAAGGGATCCACAGGCAAAGTTCCGGGTATCCCGACGTCTTCAGGAGATTTCATGCGCAAACATGGTTCTGCAGGTTTCACTAACAAAAGTAGCAAGCAGACGATCATTTTGGGAAATAAATAACAGTTATTCTAAGAACTTCATCAATATGGTTAGCAGGGAGTGGTCTCAGTGACGCAACTactatttaaaataaagtatAGCAAATCGGacagaacgaaaaaaaattgtttgtttttgtttcgcGCCCTACTTGTACGTTACCACAGATTTAATCTGTCAAATACCTACAAGAAAATGCAATATCTTCTTTGATCTTAAAATCAATGGGGttgtaaagttttgaaaaaagaatctatcttcttttctgaaaacatacattttttctatttcttcaTTATTTTCCGGGTTTTGCTCACAATCAGACACGCAAAAAACTGGAGCagtttctcattatttcacctgtcattttccactttttcgcTATTGGAAACAACATAGCACAACGTCATTTGTGGACTATGAATACggcaattgatttttcttatgTTCCCGACTTAATTTCATATTCTTCTGAGATGGCAATGTGGGGTTTCTTTATTATCTCCTACTTAACgcttccaatttatttttatgtgcACAAAATGAACCGCCACCAGGAAAAAGTACGTGAAAAAATAGGTTATCGGTATCAGACTGGAATCAGTGGAAAATTTCGGAACttataatattaaaatcagaaatattCCTTTTCATAAAATTCCTTTATCGATTAGAAatgctgaattcagaaaaatatttgagttttgagtgtagcaaatttgaaaatgaactcTTTGGATTATATAATTTCTGGAAACTGGAATTTTAATCAATATAATAAAACACCAGATGTTAAGCAGAAATTCTGAATAgcgaatttttgagttttcattgCCTTTTATATAATAGCAACTTGAACTATTGCCGTAAAACACACATTTTAGGACTTGCCTATTCTTCAACTATTCCACAAACTTGTAAAAATGTcatatttcttgtttttcggTATTATTTTTATACTTGGCTTGATCTTATGGATTGCGAAAACTTATGATTTTAAAGAGTGAGCGCGtataattttacattttacaaaatatgtTCTGTTTCAGAAAGTTCTTTATTGTCATTGGCTTTGGCTTGTTTTTTCTCTCGTTTTACATCCTCCGCATGGTGCAAGAATTATTCCATTTTCTATTGTTCCTTCTTGCAATTCGGAATACTTTCAAATACCTTTTCCCATTCAGAACTTTGTATTCACAAAATTCGGTTCCCAAGTCCGTCGCATATTTTTGTGTGTTTGTTGTTTTGAAAGATTTCATACCCTGTGCATGGTCATACTGTAACGAAGTTCAATGTTTGCTTGGCGAGGATATGcgaatttttacagttttttcaaatgtttatacGGTAGGggtttcaacaaaaactgttaaaaCTTGGCCTGGAATGTGCGAAGATgctaaaactttaaaaaatatgacagtcgaacaaattttgtaataaattttatcatttttggacgtttcaaaaaaacggcTAATGCTGATAACATTTCACTATAaagtctcaaaaattgtttaaaggtggagtagcgtcagtggggaaattgctttaaaacacgcctatggtaccacaatgaccgaatatcatgataaaaaaattcaaaaaaattttctaaattttatatgattttttgaaaattgaaaaaatctcagtttttgccgaaTTCCTATTTGAgttaccgccaattggatttgttcgatggagcgcgcttgcacgtttttaaattaattaattatattttcttgttattttctatcgatttttaatgttttcggtgtatttttgattgaattttagagaaaacgtcaaaataattgtaaattttcgattaaaaagcacgctgacaggcgtaaatcagtgaaattaattaattcaggtttgaaattgtttaaaaacgttactttttctttttacgcctgtaagtttgctttttaatcgaaaatttgcatttattttgactttttctctaaaattcaagcaaaaatacaccgaaaacattaaaaatcgttagaaaataacaaaaaaacaaaattaattaatttaataacgtgcaagcgcgctccatcgaacaaatccaattggcggtaattcaaataggaattaggcaaatactgagattttttcaattttcaaaaaatcatataaaatttagacaaattttttgaattttttatcatgatatttggtcattgtagTACCATaagcgtgttttaaagcaatttctccactggcgctactccacctttaaatatgaaattgaatCTTTATATTGTAGGTGTTGATAACTGCTCTAAACGTAGTGACTTCCGTGCTAAGTCCATTTATTTATATTCCAATCATGATGGATTTAAGGAAAAACAGGGATTCACATTCCCAGCAACAAAAGTATCTACACAATTACATATTCTTTCAGAGTTTTTTATTGCTATTATTCAGATTGGTtagtttttaaactattttcatacgttttttttttcaaattttagatcaGTTTaccatttttgtttcaattggtGGTTTTTGATAAACTGGGAACATTTCTGATGGCAATGACAATAGTTGATGTGGTCACTACACCTTTGATAATTCAATTGTCATACTTGAAGTGCAATGTACAAAAAGTACTTCATTTATATGCTACATTTGATTTTCACGactttctgaaagttttgttTGGCAAAGTGAACAATTCTGTGCATCCCAACCCAATTCCACTTGCATTTTCTATTACTTAATTATataaaacagtgaaattttgttgttaaaacaaaaaacaaatggctatttcagttttttgttcgATAATTTAGTCGATTTCGTAGatctctaattttcaaaaatctattatAGTTAAATCTTACTCAATCTTCCAGTCAATTTACATACTTGGCTCACATTTGAACTGTGCtcgattgaaaaataatttgcgcCACTGATGAACAAAAGAACTTCCTACAAAAATGGAATGAGGCTAGTTTGATCCGTCCTTGAAAAATCGAGgttgtttaaaaactttgcGAACCAAGTAATTTTTAGATCAAAGAGTAGATTTCCTTTAAGGTTTTAGTCagataaaatcagaaaaagtgGGGCGCGAAATACAAACAAACAGTTTTGGTCTTTCCGTCTTCCTATATTTCATTTTAACTACCTGTTGCGTCACTTAGATCGCCCATGCAAACTAGATTGattcttttcagaaatgatTGCCTGCTTGCTATTCTTGTTAGTACAACCCACAGAGCCGTGTATGCGCATGAGACCTCCAGAAGATGTTGGGGTACCCGGATCTTTGGATCCCGCCACGACGACGATTGCCTCAGGAATTCAGACAACGTGAGTTGAATTTGGATTCCATGTGATATCTGAAACACGATTAGGATTATTGTTTAGTTAATTATCTAGAAGAGCATACATAATTGAAAAGCTTTTTTGGTAgagtagaaaattttgaatttactactgaatttctttgaacttttttggggGGCCTAGCATGTCTAGCATGGCCTTAtaacatttttgtgttttattttGTGCAGGTATCTCAATTAAACTAATTTAACAATTATTTATCAAGTTCGTCATATGAGAAACATAATCAAAATCTATAATCTATAATTTCACAAGTTTTAAATGAACTTTGTGATAGAAAAGAAAcagaatctgaaattgaaaaaataccaaaaacatTTCGATAGATTTCGCTTTATGAAAACACATTTGAAACATCTGTGTAATGTTATAGGCAATGTAATACGTGCACAAAAACACCACAACGCGTGGATCCTGTGAAAACAACCACAAAGGCACCAGCAGCAACTACCAAGGCAGTGgtaactatttttcaattttttcaaaaatgaaaatcaattaaGTATTTTCCtattatggggttattcaagtagtgtcggaaaattaaaaagtgtagaaaaattacgtcgcaactgtattcaagtatataaaaacatgtatttaaatacatttgtgacgtcactacattacttgaatagcCCCATTACTCAACTTATCTTTTGAGAGCCGGCACTTTATTTGTTGGGGTCGCCACAAATGCTACTCAATGTTGAAAGTTGGAGGGGGTCTATGGCGAATCATTACCAACTCTAGCTGAAAGTGGCCCCCGTGGTTTGATTTTCTTGAGAAGGGGGTCGCAAGCTCATCATATTAATCGTAATCATAACATTTCAGCCACTCCAATGCCAGAAATGCACCCCATTCAAGGATCCCATGAATGCAGCAGCCAAGTGCACCGCCACAACTGGTATGAATAGCCCCGGTTGTTCCACACTTTCAGTCAAATGCACGATAAACGCTGGATTCGAATGTGATATAACTAAATGCATGGCAGACCCTGCATATAAATGTACTGATGCGGCGCTTATCGTGAGATTATCCAGATTCTCTTCAAAAGCTAATTTGTGTTTGCATATTTCAGTTGGATCTCACTGGAGGCGAGTTAACTTTCACTGGCACAGGACCTGGGAAAATTGCGGAGGCGTCAGTCACATGTGGGAATGATGCTGTTTGGGTAGACTCAAGGGGgtaattttgttttgcttCCAACAGTTAAATATGATAacctttattttcagaattcgagGAAACACGTTGATTGCGAGCATCGCCCCTCAGTCTTGTGTAAGCTTCAATCGCTAGTAACTTTGCACGGAAAACCGACATTTTTCCACCCTAAAATGTTCTAGATGCTCTAGGAAAGCTCCGGTAACCGGCGACCGGTAAATCCGTCACTTTTTTGCCATTATCGTCGGTCACCAGTGACCGGCAACGACATAGAAACATAGGCCACCCGTTTGCCAGTCCGAGACTAAGTGGCGCTCCGTTTGCAATTAAGGACtacatattatttttcactgctcctaatcaaaatgtttcagcTTCCATGCCAGACATGTGCCTCATTCACGGATCCTATGAGTGAAAAAGCAACTTGCACCGCCACCCCTGGTATGACTCCCGGCGATTGTGCCACACTTGCAGTCAAATGTATGATAAACGCTGGATTCGAATGTAATGACGTGGCACTTATCGTGagatcgagtttttccgcacaACCGCTGAGCAAGTTGACCGGCAGCGACCTAGATACCTAGACCTAAAGCGTTTGCGATCAAGGAGCAACTTATTGCAGAATATTTCATTGCTCTTAATCATAATATTGCAGCCTCCCTGCCAGACCTGCACTCCATTCACGGATCCTATGAGTGATAAAGGCACATGCACCGCCACCACTGGTATGACTAGCACCGGTTGCTCCACACTTGCAGTCAAATGTACGATAAACGCTGGATTCGAATGTGATGTAGCTAAATGCATGACAGATCCTGGATTCGAATGTTATGACGCTCTACTTATCGTGAGattattctaattttattgaaaaaagtgaattttaatACTTCAGCTTGAAATGACCGGGGGCGAATTATTTACTTCTGGCACAGGACCTGGACCAATCGCAGAGACTTCTGTCACTTGTGGAGACG
This is a stretch of genomic DNA from Caenorhabditis elegans chromosome V. It encodes these proteins:
- the Y68A4A.10 gene encoding DUF281 domain-containing protein (Confirmed by transcript evidence), whose protein sequence is MIACLLFLLVQPTEPCMRMRPPEDVGVPGSLDPATTTIASGIQTTQCNTCTKTPQRVDPVKTTTKAPAATTKAVPLQCQKCTPFKDPMNAAAKCTATTGMNSPGCSTLSVKCTINAGFECDITKCMADPAYKCTDAALILDLTGGELTFTGTGPGKIAEASVTCGNDAVWVDSRGIRGNTLIASIAPQSCLPCQTCASFTDPMSEKATCTATPGMTPGDCATLAVKCMINAGFECNDVALILEITGGALETSGTGPGQIAETSVTCGNDKIWQDANGVRGNTLIASVAPQTCP
- the srz-96 gene encoding Serpentine Receptor, class Z (Confirmed by transcript evidence); the encoded protein is MNTAIDFSYVPDLISYSSEMAMWGFFIISYLTLPIYFYVHKMNRHQEKDLPILQLFHKLVKMSYFLFFGIIFILGLILWIAKTYDFKEKFFIVIGFGLFFLSFYILRMVQELFHFLLFLLAIRNTFKYLFPFRTLYSQNSVPKSVAYFCVFVVLKDFIPCAWSYCNEVQCLLGEDMRIFTVFSNVYTVLITALNVVTSVLSPFIYIPIMMDLRKNRDSHSQQQKYLHNYIFFQSFLLLLFRLISLPFLFQLVVFDKLGTFLMAMTIVDVVTTPLIIQLSYLKCNVQKVLHLYATFDFHDFLKVLFGKVNNSVHPNPIPLAFSIT
- the Y68A4A.10 gene encoding DUF281 domain-containing protein (Confirmed by transcript evidence); translated protein: MIACLLFLLVQPTEPCMRMRPPEDVGVPGSLDPATTTIASGIQTTQCNTCTKTPQRVDPVKTTTKAPAATTKAVPLQCQKCTPFKDPMNAAAKCTATTGMNSPGCSTLSVKCTINAGFECDITKCMADPAYKCTDAALILDLTGGELTFTGTGPGKIAEASVTCGNDAVWVDSRGIRGNTLIASIAPQSCLPCQTCASFTDPMSEKATCTATPGMTPGDCATLAVKCMINAGFECNDVALIPPCQTCTPFTDPMSDKGTCTATTGMTSTGCSTLAVKCTINAGFECDVAKCMTDPGFECYDALLILEMTGGELFTSGTGPGPIAETSVTCGDDVILQDPNGIRGNTLIASISAQTCLPCQTCTAFMDPMVPEATCTVTVGMTSAGCATLAVKCAINVGFECNDVALILEITGGALETSGTGPGQIAETSVTCGNDKIWQDANGVRGNTLIASVAPQTCP